The genomic segment GTTGAGCAAAATAATTCCAGaactataaaataataaaatgtaGTAATTAAGTCTCTAAACTCGTTGAATTCCTAATATATGATTTATgagtaattttttataaaaaaaagagAGATTATGATGATAATTAATTGGGGTAAtgtattttatgattttactGCCATGCCatcttttttaataaaaaattagtttaaaaaCTTACTTAATTGCTACTTTCAATAAATTTAAGGACTTAATTGCTACATTTTATAATTTAGGAACCAATTTGTTAAACCACCCAAGGGGCTGATGTTAAGAACCCTGTAACTAAATTTCTACTATGGATTCAATGGAATACGGAATTCAGTGTTGGATTGGATCAAATATACCCTATTTGGTTGTGACATTAATGAGTGTGCAATCATATCGAGTCTAACTAATCGGATATCTAATGGCTTAGAGAAATCATTTACTAAATACTATCATCATTGAGGTAAAAAATTTGTACTCTGCAGAATTTTCCTATATACAGAATTCAAACGTTGAGTATTTGTGTATGCTTTCTCTACCACAACACCATATAACTCCTTAAAATAGTCGAAGCAGTTTTTGATTCAAAGAGGAAAAAATCATAGAGGGAGTGGATCAGACCACCTCCTCTTCAGTTCTGATTTCGACCGAACCTCCTTTAGCTTTCCATCAACACCATAATCCCTTTCCATGACTAGGTTGATTCCTTCATCTGAGTACCAGCCAACTCCAATGCAAAGAGTGCCGTCCTTGTTTACTTCTACATACGCAGTGACACCGCCCGGAAGCCAAAGCATGCTCACGTCCTGCATGTCTAGTATCTCTTCCTCTCCAAAATGGATAGCACTCTCCGGCAAGCTTCGCTTCTTTAGTGCCTCTGTGCAAAGATAGACATATGGGGAGCCATTATTTTCCTCTATCGCTGGCTCGTCGCTGAACACCGGAGTAGCATTGATCTCGAACACCTTCCAGGACCCTGTTAGATGTAATGGCTGGGTTCGTTTGCGCTGAGAGAATGGCACTGCATTGAAATTCATGTCACTGTTTATGGATAAAAGGAAAGGATCAATAAGCATAAACAATGGAAGGATCAGTACCCTATATAATTCAATACAAATCCTTGATGTGGGTAATTAAATTTACATTAACTGAGGACAAATGAAGAAATGGAGGGAAAAAAATCACAATGATGACAATAGTTTACAGCTAATAAAGCAATTCACATTTATGCAAAGATGGAAAAATGTAGGTCTATCACTTGAAAATAACGTACTAATTGTAGAAGCTCTTTCTAATTTTGACCACTAGTAACATgtcaaaacaaataaaaataagaacCACAACTAGTGATATGATTTAATGAAGAAATGATGAGAAATATTTGGTAGAGTGAGGCACTACGCCTTGAAGCTAACATGATTGATGGGCCCAAGTATTCAAGAGGGCTTTAGCATAGATCAATCACGTAATTAATCCATCATCTTAACTTCAAGGCTCAGAGCCTCAGTCTACCAACTATTCTTTCAATCATTTCTTTCTTATTAATAATCACTTACTTCTTGTAGTGATAATTATTGAACTTTGTTACTAACTTGAGCATGGAAGTCTTTTTGGTTAATACCCTATCCATGCCCGCAATTGAGTTCTTGTGTTTCCTTAGTTTTGACAGGTTACTAACAGCCCGACTCAAATTCGTACAGTAAATATCGATTCCTCCAATACAAATGGCTCATAGTTGAACCGGTAAATTTGCTGAAAGACAGTTGATAGAGAAAGAATGCACAGATATTCAACTATTTTGGTATGGAATTTTGATTAAACAATGAATTACAGCGTAGTGTGTAAGAAACCTCAGAGCCAATGGAATCAAAGTTGAAGGGTACCTTTTGTCATGAGTATTGGCAGGACTAATCCACTCTTCTTCATAAACAGCAACTCTCAATATTTGTATGTCTGAGCCACCATTGCTGAATTCTATAGTATGAACAATCCGTAGTCTCTTGTGGCAACCTTTCACCAAACACTGAACGATAAAAATCAGAAACCAAATCACTAATCATCagatttaaaaaagaaaaacaaaaccaaATAACTTGATTTGAGCATTGGCGTATTAAAATTTTATCTAGAAAGCGTTTTTGTGAATTGAGAGAAAAATTGCAATAAACTAACTAAAAAATCAGAGACATGAAAAGTAGAAAATACAATACAAGCATGATATTCATTTAATCATGCGGGAAAAAAATAGTCTACAACCTACAATAATATAGCTTGTTATTGTCTCTTCAAAATCTCTGGTGCATGCGTGAAAACTTACTTGTTCAAACTTGAAAGTTGGTGACAGGTAGTAGTTTGAGTCATCCACATCAGCAACTGGGATATCAACAGGACCCCTTGAATAAGATCCATCCTGTAAATTATGAAGTATAAAATGAGGGACTAAGACACACAAGAAAATAGAACTGTAATCTAGTAAATTAGTATAGATCCTGGAGTGGAAACGCAATGGGTAAATACATCAATTCTAAGTTGTTGTAGCATGCCTTTCATAAAAGAAACCAAATTTATTACCAAATGCAAAACCTAAACAATGTTTTGTCTGCTTTAGAATGAGTATGATACCAATCAATAATTACCATGCAACAAAGTTTTAAATTCTGATCTCTCAAACTAGTAAAGAGTGACAAGGTCGAAAATTATACCTCAAAATAAACAAGTCCAGGTTCATTTCCCATAATGTCTTCTTCCATCACATCACTTTTGTCAAAGTCATAAGACCCAAATTTTGGAAGAGCTGTATATTTACCAGATTTTGTCATTGTTCCTGTGGAAACGTATACATCTTCACCATCTTCTTCCCTGCCTTCTTTAGTTCGATCACTGTCTCCACTATGCTGTAGTATCTCCCCATAAGGATTTAGAGTCACCCAATTTATCTTCCTCTGAATCTGTGATGTCTTCCCTATAGAAGAGGATGGAATGGCCTCAATTCGAGAAGATGTGTAGCAATCGAACAAGTTTTCGTTCTTATTCCCAATCTCAACTGGTTCCATCTCTGCAGTGATGGGTGAAAATACGGCTCCAACTCCCTTCCATATCCCGCTAACACTACTAGCAAACGTATTCCACATCGGTTTTATTACAGGTTCCTAAGAGG from the Humulus lupulus chromosome X, drHumLupu1.1, whole genome shotgun sequence genome contains:
- the LOC133807446 gene encoding uncharacterized protein LOC133807446: MPSPAATTVTHPHLGFHHSLYSSAAKNLFLSLPVVPDFPKSNPRKVVTLCQKKPNRGKEGSITVKGKKENVWSVDNEMASKSEERTGRRRQRGRKVVRRRRSKNGRGVMVSGAMLIEVETVLQTQEPVIKPMWNTFASSVSGIWKGVGAVFSPITAEMEPVEIGNKNENLFDCYTSSRIEAIPSSSIGKTSQIQRKINWVTLNPYGEILQHSGDSDRTKEGREEDGEDVYVSTGTMTKSGKYTALPKFGSYDFDKSDVMEEDIMGNEPGLVYFEDGSYSRGPVDIPVADVDDSNYYLSPTFKFEQCLVKGCHKRLRIVHTIEFSNGGSDIQILRVAVYEEEWISPANTHDKSDMNFNAVPFSQRKRTQPLHLTGSWKVFEINATPVFSDEPAIEENNGSPYVYLCTEALKKRSLPESAIHFGEEEILDMQDVSMLWLPGGVTAYVEVNKDGTLCIGVGWYSDEGINLVMERDYGVDGKLKEVRSKSELKRRWSDPLPL